atttcttaaaatcactaaatacttctaatttttcctttaaaatatacacccaggtttttttttttttttttttttactaaaatcatTAATGAAAAGACAAAAGCATCTATTCTAGGCCAAATAGTTTGGATGAATTGGGCCGCATACATCTACATGAATAACCTCTAGCACTTCTTTACTTTTATAGTTGCTTCttttgaacaaaatttttaGGCATGTATTTTAACTATGCATTCTTCACATAACTAATTCAAGTAATCTATAGAAGGCAATTctctcaccatttttttttccttttttgctcAACAATTTCTGTCCTCCAAAGTTAAGACATCAAAATTCTAAATGTCAAATCCAAGAGGAATCATTGGCATAAAATTTTAgacattttatatcattttgaatgtttaacaaaaacattatatttCTTCTCATAGGCACATTAGCAATTAAATTGACATGTTGATCTGTCATTAAGagactttgatttttcatatgaatatcataatatttttctaagaGTTGACCCAcacttaatatattatttttcatgtcgGACACAATAAACATTTGAGACAAATTgatgtcttccatttttcaaataaattaggATTTTACCTTTTCCTTTTACTAGAATTTTAGATGCATCTCTAAAAGTAATATGACTACGTTCTGATTCATCAAGCTccacaaacatatttttgaaatCACAAATGTGATTGTTTGCTTTGATGTCAagatatcatgttttttttcttaactctCTCAGTTATATGCTAAAAACATATTAGATTCTTCTTGATCTTTTCAATATAGTTAGCTAGTCTTTCCATATTGTTAGTGGAATTTCTACATTCGCATGCATAATGACCATATTTGTTACAATTATAATACTAAATTTGGGATTTATCATACCTTCCCCTTTCATTTTTCCTTGAGTTATGTCATCTTCCACACCTTCCTAGGGAATATAAGTTTTGGTTTGTTCCTTCATTGTTTGATGAATTGAAACTATCTCTTCCTCTATTGCCTTGGCCATGTCCACAACCACGTCTACAACCATGtcctattctaatttttttcattaaaatcttcttcattctcttttaaTGTAAAGTTTTGTTTCAAGAActtgttctaatttttcttgtttcctcCTTTATAATCTCTCTTCATGGGCTTGTAATGATCCCATAAGTTAATCAATGGTTatagaatataaatttttagattATTCAATGGCCACAACAATATAATCAAACTTTGAATCTAAAGATCAAagtatttttttcaatcatacGAGCATCATCTAAACTCTCActgtttcttttaaataaattcataatataaCCAATACTCTAGAAAAATAATTGGAGATTGATTCTGATTCTTTCATAGTCAAACCTTCAAATTCTTCTCTAAGAGTTTGAAGACGAACTTTTCATACCTTGTCAACTCCATTGtgtgtattttttaatatctcttAAACTTCATTGGAGGTGGTTGCACTTGAAATCCTTTCAAAAGTACTTTTATCCAttctttcattgatgattatgaggacttttttgtctctttttcttATCTCTTTCAAAAAATCTCTTTCGATTTGGAGATAGATGGTTTCATCTTGTGGCTTGTTATAGTCGTTCTCTACATCTTCTCATGCATCTTATGAGCCAAGAAAATCCTTCATCTTGGTATTCCAATTATTGTAATTGTCTTTGTTGAGTTAGGAGATTTAAAACAGAGGCATCCTATTTGCCATCTTTCTACATGGCTTTGATAAATTTTGTGACAAACCCCCCCTTGCAAGTGTCGTTCATGCAAGATAGTGTCTCCTCTCTAGTCCAACAATCTTATTAAGGTATTAAATATCAAAAGATCAAATTCTTGTATTGTTtgtttaatcaaatttttactaaatttctttataaatgattgaaaatatttatttcctcaatttaaaccataaaaaatcatagtttcttttttttttgtatatatataaccaaaatCCGTTGTCGTCCAACGGTTAGGATGTCTAGTTTTCACGTAGGAGACCCGAGTTCGATTCTCGGcaatggaaacaaaaaatttaaccaTTCAAAATAGTAAGGATGAGGTTGAGTTCATTTTAAGTACAAAGACAAGTAGACAACTTTTGATGcatatttagcaaaaaaaagttgaattaagaaaatagaaaaattaagaatGAGATTGACTTCaatttaaatacaaagaaaagacaGACAACTATAGATGCATATTTTGAGAATTACTCAATATTGTATTATGAATTCTTGtttgccatttttttatttacttcattaattattaatttatattttctttggcctttaaacatttaaaaaaataattatcttataCATTCAATAAGGTTGTCATTCATTTATCAAggtttaattataaatatttatatattaaacaatttaataaaGGGATACACTAAGAGGTAAATTATGCTTTACATTTGATATAAGGGAacatatctttttatttgtagATAATATTTACTGTTTTTTTGCTTAGATTAGACAAAGATATAATTAGATAAAGCTTTGCAAATTACAATatgtgaaatataaattataagaaattttatgGGAGATAATATCAAAAgtaagtgtgtgtgtgtatgtgtgtgtctCTGTGTGTGTGaagattcaaaatatatatttaagaatttctcaaataaataaatcacgAAAAGGCAATCATTGCGTCCAAAACAAGTTTATAGTCATGATTAGTATTTAGCTACTACCATATCCCTTATCATACTTTTGGTTATGGTAACGAATTGATCACAGTTACTAGTGGATCTATAGTCACAAAAATAGAACCAATCACGATCATAGGATATAGCTACACCACCTATGGTCACACTCCTTGGCGGTCACTTAGTTATGAAACTATATGTTATGGTCATACCTTTTCTGACCTTTAGCATGACCACTAGTCATGACTATAAACTCTTCTTCTTGTAACGGTTGCCATATTTTTACTTCTATACTTTGTCATTCTAATCAAATAGGAAAGGTTGAAGGCTAGCACTATGACCCATTGAGCTTAGGTATATAGATCGACATTGTTACAACAAAATCTAAGCAATCATATTCCTTCCTAAATTAAGAGAGTTTTTAGTAAATCAAgttaatgatttaatataacttaataacttataaGTTATTAAGTACATTAAAAACGTTTGATCAAATAACATAACAgataacttaaaatcaattactttgatttaataccaaagttattttttactttaaattgtgatcaaaaatgaaaatatcggtaattacaaatatattcgtacttggattttatggatatatcaagaaaatatcagtggatattttaatataatatttttattaaaaaatattgataactttatttatgattttatatttgtcttatatctaattagtatataaaatatattataagataattaaattaacttatttataataattttattttaattaattaacaaaatatattataatatataaaatatacgtataataattatatatataaacaactCTAACcacatatatattataaaataagtttggcTTCATGGTAAAAGTCATCTATTTTGAACTTAAGCACTTAAGTTCGAGTCCTTACATTACAATTCCACTTCGAAACTTTGAGAGATTGCAAAGTTTTATAACCTCTATTTGAGGTGCTGCCTTATAGCACCTAGCCAATAGATGGGCGGGTTAGGCCTAACTCTGCCTTTGATCCATTATActaaagttaaaaatttatatctatTAAGTCGTTAGACTTCATCCATCCCCattaaagaatattaaaaagtcATCATGTATAGGCTAGTTGGGTTGATCCAACATTGGCTGATTggagaaaattaaaaagtttgGGCATTAGAcatcatcaaattttcattGAGATTTTGACGATTTTTTCCATGCAAGGCTGATTTTTTTGGTTGTCATCAATTTATTGAAAATCACCGCTATATCACCATCTTCTCTAATACACGATATATCGACAATATATTGCCGACATATCCCAATATTTTCGTCCTTATTGTGATATAAAGTAATTTTAGCAAATATACTTCatctacttaatgacttaaattaagtcattaagtcatAAAGTCATATTAAATCATTCAATTGATTTACCAAAGACCTTTTAAATACAACTTagtaacttaatttaagttactgagtacactaaaaacatttgataaaataatgtaatgaaaaacttaaagttacaaataattttaattattatatgaaaACAACTAATCTATTTTGAATTCAAATCTCTTTTAATTTCACATatgtaactcattttttaaagtaaatattcTATACTTATTTTATGTACCTACAATTATTTTAACACggatatttaacaaataaatttactatttaatattaatgaaggtaaaaattaattaaaattaataatgataaatatgataattatttttaaattttcaatgaaattttaggttaattatatcaaacaaccttaaagtaaaaaaaaaataataataataataataataatatttaaagtaaaaaatcaatttaaaaataatatgatttgacgtcacttaaatcattaagaaatcagcgttaaattttaccaaacacatGGAAGACCAGGAGAAAATAAACGCACGTAGCCACATATAATGGTTTGTTATTTGCTAAGCAGCTTTTTACAACAATTCCTTTCCATGATTTCCAGTTTCATCTTATTCCATGCAGTGGATAACCCACATGATCCTTCTATTGTCCAAACAGCTTCTGCTTTCATGAATACCTATGTaggaaaaaccaaaaacttaATGCATCAGTCAAATCAAGTCATTCTGCTTAACATAAACGTGAAGAGGGAATAGAGGGGGTAGACTGTAGTTGAGATAGAAAGTTACCCTGCTACTTGTAGCTCTTACAAACATCACCAGAAAACAAAGTGAAGTCGAGGTGGCAGGCTTTGGAAAGATCAGAGATGGCGGTTTCCTTGATGGTGTGAAAGTAGGAAGAGGCTTCCTTTAAGCACCTACACCCAAGTAGCTTATCTTCTGGTTTGGCAAGCATTTGAACAATCATTTTAACACCATCGCAGCAAGATGGCAATGGCTTAGACTCCATCCCACTCAAGTAAGGGAAGCATGCTCCTCGAACTGCAGCAGCTCGGCCGCATTCAAACACATCAGGCCCAATAGGATCATGCATCGGCTCGATTCCAATGGTTGGTTGTAGTGCCCTGCAGTGTGATCCTGCTATGATCAGGATGCatagagatgcaaggaagaagaagGCCTTCATGGGCGTGAAGTTTTGAAACAGAAGAGTTAGCTACTTCTGTGCTGCTACTTGGGAGGGGCTACTGAGCTAATGGGTTAATGCAGGATGGTTATATGGGCAAAAGAAGTTGTGTAAAGTGAAGAGACTCGCTCATCTATTCTGGTTTGTTAAATCTGTTGAGGCAGTATGGCATTGTAGTATGGTGTGAAATGGGTGACGGCCTTGCCTTGTCTTTTCAATATTTTCGTGATGGAAACGATAGAGTAGAGTGTGCTATGATTTCGTACGCTGTATGGTTTGTTATATTTGTTTGATCCATTGTTAATTGCATCAAACAGAACCAAGAAAATACTATTCATAGTGCACAAAGTTGATAATAGCTAGGTTTCTAAACCCTtacaaatcaaaattaatttgatcataATAAGAATCATGGATTAAACtacttcaaaatataaatttgctAATATTATTAAACTTTCAGATTCTAATCAAATAGTTTATACAATAAGCATATGACTTCTCATGAACTAAACGTACGTTCAAACTCCCAAATAAAATGGAgttattgttaaaaattcaCTCCCCGTTTGTTAATCCTATcctctcaaaaataaattagcTACCATTAGTTGACACATTGTCTTCATTCTGACTAAATTTGGgcaaggaaaaaacaaaaatcttctTGTTATTCATTACCCTCAATCCGTCTACACATCAAGGGAGAGAGAATGAGACTACATTTTAATGGGCAAGGCAGAAAGTGGAGGAATTTGGTAAAGTGGTTGTTAGGAATTGACATtgtttgagaataaatttgCAAGGCAAGAATGTGGGTGTGtgagtgaagaaaaataattggaagaaagaaagaaagggagagtaaaacaaaaaaaaacaaaaacaaaaacaaaaaaaaaaacaaaaacaaaaaacaaaaaacaaaacaaaaaataaataaataaataagaattaatttattaaaatgaagaaataatcTCTAAATTTCTTAATCTAATCTTTtccatgtttttatttgaaaaataatcgaTTTTTGTATAAATATCCTTTTATCATTTGAAGTATTGACATgtagattttaaaagaaattgttgtttttacaaagaaaaaatgaaaacatttctATCAAAATGAGGTTAAAAAAGAATGGAGggtccaatttccaaaattgggttttcaatagtccttttaatcaaataacccaagaAATAACTCAATATACTATAGGAATACCCAACTTTTCAAGGTCATGCTCTACGTTGTGTGCATATGtataaaagaaagtttaaaaagaaaagaaaaaaaaaatcaacaatatgAATATGGTGGGAAAAAGCCATCCAACAATACTAccttatttttacttttttcatgaTATGACCTTATTTCATCAAACTGTTAACAAAATAACACAACtataacaaataaagaaaagataaatgatttttaatattattcgACAATCAGTGTGATCCCTATATCTACGTAGTGTATCAACACTTAAAAATCTATTaatcaaatgaaagagaaggGTTAGAATGGTGAGCGCTCTCACTCACCTCTCTAGCCACactctaatttcttttcttttaaaaaacgaaattttaaatcataagagGGTTAAATATACAGTAGTAACAAATTCAtcactcaataaatataataaattctaGGAGTGTTACCCCCTTAAACCCATGCAAGCTAAGCAAGCAATTGGATCCATGTGAACTCAGCGAAGAACTTGACCCTAGACATCCCTTACAAAACACAAGAAAGCTAATCGATTTAGACTCACGATCCATCACAAAccacaaaattttatatatgcttCAAAAAGGCTCATGCATGAACAAAATATTGTATAGAACTCATCATAATGGTTCAACCCTCtctaaaagaatatttaattgGAGTTGACAAAAGTTACACGCTACCTTAGCCTTAGGAAGATATTGTTATAATACCTATAGGAGAAAAAGGGTGGTCGAAGATTAGGAATGCATTCTAGAAGCGATAGCTTCCCTCCTTCATTCTTACTGCCTCCTTCAATGATAAGTTCCCTTCCCTTTTCAAAAATGCCAAGATTATAATCCATCTACCAAAAgcatgttttttttatcatttctatcTTTATCACACTCAAGCTATTGCACATCCATCATGTCCCATGCTTCTCATCATGTGAGAGACTACCCTTTGGCAACATGTTTTAATCTTCTCAATCCATTAGCTTTTAATCCCACCCATCTATGCATATTAAAGTATCACTCCTCatctaaatttcttttaatccatttttttttattccatataATGTCAAAATTAGTAACATTGTTTGTAAACTGGACAGTAAcaatctatattttattaaatttttataaacctacgtgattttataaattttaaaatattttttcattgctaaattataaaatttttatggaaaataaattttatgaaatcaacCCTTTTATTTgcattacaatttcattttttattaaagctATTAAAATATTGTCATATATTTTGTTCTTCCATTAAAAGTTTGTCgtatattttcttccattttctagattattgtaaattttgtactaatttagttttcttttctcaatttaGGCAATATGCtcttattatgatatttgtgtAAATTAGGCATATAATTAGTTGTTCTTTTCTTATTCCCTTTGTATATTTATACAATTGTAATTCACAAAGAATATACATAAGAAAATTCCACCAAAAACTAGTCTTTCTCTTTTAATATGGAATCAGTGCTAGTATCCTCTTCAACATCATCACTCCCCACAAGCTCCAACATTAACAAAAACGAATTTGGCATGGATTTTCCAAGTCCATATTTTGTTCACCGTTCTGATCATCTTAGACTCATGCTTGTCTCAACAAGACTAAATGGAGCCAACTATCAATCATGGAGCAAATCCATGATTCATGCCCTTACtgccaaaaacaaaataaggttcATCAATGGCTCCATCGAACCTCCTTTAGAAATAGGCTCGCCCACCGAGTTTGTGTTATATATGGAATCAATGTCACAATATGATCTTGTCATGGCTTACACATTCCGTGGAACCTGATTTAGCAAAACGAGTTGTTCACGCCAAAACAACTTATCAAGTTTGGAGGATTTTAAAGATCAGTTCTCTCAAAAGAACACACCTATAATTTATCAGATTCAGAGGTCCTTGGCATCAATATCACAAGGAACCATGATGTCTCAGCCTATTATATGAAACTCAAAGGTTTATGAGACGAGTTGGAAACATATAGGACTATTCCCATTTGTGATCAATTGAAGGCACACCTAGAGCGAAGAGAAAATGATTGAATGATGTAGTTTCCCATGGGCCTCAACGACTATTTTGGTAGTCCACAGTAACATTCTCATGATGTCATTGTTGCCCAACGTTCGACAAGCCTATTTTCTTATTGTTCAAGATGAGACCTAGCGACAAATGATAAATGAGACCACAaaaaacttctctattgtaACAACATTTCAAAGTTGTCAAAACAACTACAATAATAAGCCCAGAGGCAAACATTATGATCATTATAACAGGGACTGTCACACCATTGAAAATTGTCGCACTTTGAAGTTCTAttgcaaatttttttatgagagGGGACATACCAAAGAAATGTGCAATTTTAAGAACGGTACTTGGACTTCTAACAATTCAGGAGGGCAAGAAAATTGCAATCAATCATCTCGTGGAAATGGACTCTATACTTCTCTTACAGCCAATGTAGTGAAATCCTCACAAAGCACATAAGGAGACAATTCACAAGGCAACAACCATATCTACCCTTTACATGGTCTCTCGGCATAACAACTTCAACAACTTGCCCATGCATTATCCATGATGACACCAAACATCACAAATAGTAATAGCAATGCTTTTGCAAATGCTATAGGTTTGTCCCTCTTTTCCAATGTTTTAATCAATTCAGTTTTCACTGAACCTTAGATTTTGGATAGTGAAGCAACAGACCATATCACTTTAGATTCCACACTTTTTACCCAATTAAGGTCATTCTCCACACCAATTGTTAACTTACCTACTAGTTCCTCAACCCTAATCACTTCCTCCAGCAACATCCCATTTAATTCTAATATCACTCTCAATAATGTTTTGTGTGTGTCTTcgtttctttttaaatttgatgtcTGTTGGCAAAATTAACAATGCCCTAAGACGTGCTATTTTCTTTCCTAACTTTTGTATCTTGCAGGACTTGGCTTCGAGGAGGATGATTGGTTCGGGTAAACAAGGTGGTCATTATTACATGTCCTCATTACAACAAACACCTATCTCTCACCAAGTCTCTTAGCCTCCAAACCTATGGCACATACATCTTTGGCATTCATCACCACATTGTCTGAAATTAGCTTCTTCTTTGATACCTTCAAATGCAACTACCTTTGATAATAATTGTATGGTTTGCCCCATGGCCAACCAAACACAATTACCTTTTCTTTCAAGTTCAATAACAACAAAGTCTGCTTTTGATTACATTGTGATATTTAGGGTCCACATAAAGTTCCAACTCATTCGGGAACACGTTTTTATCTTACAATTGTTGATGATTTTAGGAGATATACATGAGTCTTTCTTATGCAATATAAATCGAAAACGCAAAAAAATACTTCAATCCTTCATCATTTTTGTGAAAACCCAATTTCATGTGTCTATCAAAACCATCCGAGTAGATAATGGTTTGgaattttcaatgaaagaataattttaatctCATGGCATAGAATACCAACAAACTTGTCTTCgtacaccccaacaaaatgggattGTTGAACACAAACATTGTCATATCCTTACCATTGCACATGCTTTTCTATTTCAATCTCAACTTCCATTTACTTTTTGGGGTGAATGCGTCTTAACCATTGTTTATCTAATCAATCATCTCCTCTCACCATTACTATCCAACAAATCACCTTTTGAAATGCTTTATCATTGACTTCCATCACTAGATAATTTGAgagtttttggttgtttttttcaCGCTATAAATGTACGCTCTACTTCTAAATTTGAACCTTGTGCCAACTAGTGTGTTTGTGTGGGTTATCCAACTGGCCAGAAGGATACAAGCTCTATGACACAGAAACACAAAAATTATTCATTACTCGTGATGTCCAATATCATGAAACCATATTTCCTCTCTTCTACCACAATTCTACCATTTCATGATCACTTACATCCACTCAACCCCCAAATTGACCGAATGCCTCTTCTGGACGATTTGCCTAACTTAACGAGAAATGAAAAACAGCATGATGTCATTGCCACAATGCCACTTTCCCCAAGCCATGACACCATAGACTCAAGACTAAAATCCATGACACCAGTTTCTTTAAGTCGCGGCACCAGCAATTTCACACAGCCACATGCAGCACCAAATAGTACAAGTCATACCAACCCAAACTCCATTAGAATAGAATCTCCAAACACCTTGTCCAACCCAGAAATATCCATACTAGACCATCCAAAACTTATTGCTCCCTCCAACACATCCTCATGCCATTCCACCTGACCCAAAAAACCTCTAGCATGACATAAAAACTACACCACGTTTACTCAAGTCAATCATTCAAACTCATCGCCATGTACAGTAAAAAATACTCACTATTCTCTCTCACTTTCTTTCACATTCTTATTTCTCGTCAGCTCATTGTTCTTTCTTAGCTAACATCTCAAGTCACAAAGAAACCCCAATCCTATGTTCAACCTCACCTTAATCCAAAATGGCAAGAGACTATGAAAACTGAATTACAAGCATTAGtgtaatgccccaaacccaatttaggggtaaaatcataatttagaaattattaattaattaaagtaatttaataagggtaaaaaggtcTTTTCGCATTTAAAACCCCTATATAtgaattatatatttcttatattctctattcagaaaacccttttacacaGAGATCAGAAAGATCAGAGAGTATATGGTTGAAGGTTtgaaggtttagggtttgaagatcaatttttcaggtaagatttttaatatttaaattaatattttatattcgttaattagttttaaacactttagatattctttggaatatctcaatttttattagagttcgtttaattaatttctaggtcaaaaatattaaaaatttatgaacatagtttgATATATTAATGGAGATCAACaaattttgattactcaaatgaatagatctagataaataaataaaatattaatcaaaaaaattatatagttttggatgtgaaaattacataaaattgtgAGTATGGAGgttaaaagttttgactttagagaggaaaaaaaaattatgaaagaagcGTAGGAAGGATTCgacatgttgaaaaaaaaaaaaaagaattgcatggggtatttgttaagtttcggtagaagatttaaataatagtaataatagtttaatgcaaataaatattcttaaaagatttattttagataagttagaaaaaaagaaataaattattgtttaggaagttgaaaataatattggatggtaataatattaatataagaaattaattaggatccctaatactaaataaaatatttttaggattttcaaatttatatgtttggataaataattaataatcaatattgtgtatgatattatgttaggtgaagagGAAATTCTTCAAAGTTAAatacttcaagattttgagtgtTTCTTCAaggtaaaggaaattaatgcagatttttatagaagaaaataatttccattttatat
The window above is part of the Vitis riparia cultivar Riparia Gloire de Montpellier isolate 1030 chromosome 12, EGFV_Vit.rip_1.0, whole genome shotgun sequence genome. Proteins encoded here:
- the LOC117926125 gene encoding non-specific lipid-transfer protein A-like, which codes for MKAFFFLASLCILIIAGSHCRALQPTIGIEPMHDPIGPDVFECGRAAAVRGACFPYLSGMESKPLPSCCDGVKMIVQMLAKPEDKLLGCRCLKEASSYFHTIKETAISDLSKACHLDFTLFSGDVCKSYK